The sequence below is a genomic window from Luteimonas sp. MC1825.
AGCGGTGCGATGCGCGCGGCGGCAGCGGTATCGGGATGGCGCGCGAGGATCAGGTCGCCGTGGGCCTTGGCCAGCGGCCAGTTCTCCGCCGCGAAGGCGGCATCGAACTCGACCGCGGCCTTGTCGGCGGCGGCCTCGCCGGCCTGTGCCTGCGCGGCCGCCTGCGCCTCGGCCTGCGCCGCCGGGTCCTGGCAGGCGGTCAGCACCAGCAGCGCGCCACCCACCGCCGCCGCCAGCACCACGGGACGCGCCGTGTGGCGGAACGCACTGGCGCGGACTGACATGCGCTTCACGCCCGCCTCAACGCTTCGCCGGCGCCGGACGCGTCGGATCGCCATCGGCGACCGGCATCGCGGGACGCTCGGGCTCGGGTGCCACGACCGTCGCATCGATCGCGGGCGGAGCCGGCGCCATCCCGCTACTTGCCACGGGCTTGGCCTCGGCGATCACCTTCTCCACCGACGCGGTGGTGATCGGGTGGTAGCCCGGACGCGCCCTGGCGAACACATCCTTCGCCAGCGCCAGCCCGCCTTCGGTGGCGACCAGCGCCTCGTAGGTCGGCATGATCAGCTTGCGGCGGCCGATCTTCTGCAGGAACGCCGCGATCGCCGGGTTCGCCTGTACATATCCGCTGCGCACCGCCAGCGGATACCAGCGCATCGCGATCTCGCCGTTCGGCGTGCCGGTGAACGCATACGAGGTATCCAGCTGCGACAGCTGCACGGTGGTCAGCGTCTCCGGCATGCCCTCCAGGAAGTGCACCCACTCCTGGGTCACCCACGCGTCGGTGATCACCGGCGGCGGCAGCTGCGCGCTGCCCAGCCAGCCCAGGCGCGCGGTGTCGACCACGCCGAAGCGGCGCGACAGCACCTTGGGCGCGCCGGCCGGGATACCCGGCTCGTACAGCCAGGTGTCGAACTCGGCCATGGTCACCTTGCCGGGATACTTCTCGAGCAGGTGGGTGCGCGCGTAGTCGACGAAGGTCGCGGTGGAGATGCTCTGGAACGCGAAATGGTCGAAGTAGCCGCGCAGGAACACGTCGAATTCGGCACGGCCGAAGCGCTCCTCGAGGAACTGCAGGAACCACGCGCCCTTGTCGTAGGACACGCCGCTGAGGCCTTCGTCGGGGTCCTTCATCACGCCCGGGCGCACCGCCAGCGCCTGCAGCTCGGGCGGCATGTCCTTGATCTCCGTGGCCAGCGCGTTGCGCGCGATCACGTACTCCATGTCGGACAGCTCCTTGCCGTACAGCGCCTCCACGATGCGATTCTCGACGTAGCTGGTGAAGCCTTCGTTGAGCCAGCCATCCTTGGCGCTGGAGTTGGTGACCAGGTTGCCGGACCAGCTGTGCGCCAGCTCGTGCGCGATCAAGGACACCAGCGACTTGTCGCCCACGACCACCGTTGGCGTGATGAACGAGAGGCGCGGGTTTTCCATGCCGCCGAACGGGAACGACGGCGGCAGCAGCAGCAGGTCGTAGCGCTCCCAGCGATACGGCCCGTACAGCGCCTCGGTGGTGGCGATCATCTTCTCGGTGTCGGCGAACTCGGCCACCGCGCCGTCCACGGCGGCGGGCTCGGCCCACACGCCCGAGCGCGCCGAGATCGGCTTGAACACCAGGTCGCCGGCGGCGATCGCCATCAGGTACGAGGGGATCTTCTGCGGCATGCGGA
It includes:
- a CDS encoding M1 family metallopeptidase; protein product: MTFSRTLRLAAFAALALAAVVACKREPTPPPSTATPPPAAAATSGDYDEHSYAEPDKVAIDDLALALAIDFDTRTLAGTATYTLDWRDPEAMELVLDTRDLAIERVEGEAEGGAWQPLQHTLAARDALLGSKLTIAAPERNARIRVSYRTSPEASGLQWLDAAMTQGKATPFMFSQSQAIHARSWVPLQDTPRVRYTYSAEVTAPAEVMVLMSADNDPAAARDGSYSFRMPQKIPSYLMAIAAGDLVFKPISARSGVWAEPAAVDGAVAEFADTEKMIATTEALYGPYRWERYDLLLLPPSFPFGGMENPRLSFITPTVVVGDKSLVSLIAHELAHSWSGNLVTNSSAKDGWLNEGFTSYVENRIVEALYGKELSDMEYVIARNALATEIKDMPPELQALAVRPGVMKDPDEGLSGVSYDKGAWFLQFLEERFGRAEFDVFLRGYFDHFAFQSISTATFVDYARTHLLEKYPGKVTMAEFDTWLYEPGIPAGAPKVLSRRFGVVDTARLGWLGSAQLPPPVITDAWVTQEWVHFLEGMPETLTTVQLSQLDTSYAFTGTPNGEIAMRWYPLAVRSGYVQANPAIAAFLQKIGRRKLIMPTYEALVATEGGLALAKDVFARARPGYHPITTASVEKVIAEAKPVASSGMAPAPPAIDATVVAPEPERPAMPVADGDPTRPAPAKR